Proteins from a single region of Palaemon carinicauda isolate YSFRI2023 chromosome 1, ASM3689809v2, whole genome shotgun sequence:
- the LOC137626034 gene encoding uncharacterized protein, producing the protein MPFESVSADFFQVAGKSFFVVANPPPAGLWSSLARATPLPPQSYVTNGGPQFTSREFADFAEHWGVHHITSSPHYPQSNGPAEAAVKTVKQLILKMAPSGNIDCEAFDHGLLELRNMPNHSGRSPAQVLYGHPLRTCVPAHCQSFMECWQQKAHDCDQQAAAKAAQVKRNYDAHARPLPRLNVGQHVRLQDPTSHRWDKIGIIMGGARSREYEICLPKGGVLHLNHRFLYPVPNPNQVPNSDLPVVPSSDMEKSSIPSTTSRRSLR; encoded by the coding sequence ATGCCCTTCGAGTCGGTATCAGCGGATTTCTTCCAGGTAGCGGGGAAGTCCTTCTTTGTTGTAGCCAACCCCCCTCCGGCTGGCCTGTGGTCGTCCCTTGCAAGGGCGACACCACTGCCTCCTCAATCATACGTCACCAATGGAGGACCCCAGTTTACCAGCAGAGAGTTTGCCGACTTCGCAGAGCATTGGGGTGTACACCACATAACTTCATCGCCACACTACCCGCAGTCTAATGGACCTGCCGAGGCCGCCGTCAAAACTGTCAAGCAGTTGATCCTCAAAATGGCCCCTTCAGGAAACATTGACTGTGAGGCTTTTGATCATGGCCTCCTTGAGTTACGAAACATGCCTAACCACTCTGGTCGCTCTCCTGCCCAGGTTCTGTATGGTCACCCTCTCCGTACTTGTGTGCCCGCCCATTGTCAGTCATTCATGGAATGTTGGCAACAAAAGGCCCATGATTGTGACCAACAAGCTGCTGCCAAAGCGGCTCAAGTGAAACGCAACTACGACGCCCATGCCCGTCCCCTGCCCAGACTGAATGTGGGCCAACATGTCCGTCTCCAGGACCCAACATCCCACAGGTGGGACAAGATCGGGATTATCATGGGTGGCGCAAGATCACGCGAGTACGAGATTTGCCTTCCTAAAGGTGGAGTGCTACATCTGAACCATCGCTTCTTGTATCCAGTGCCCAATCCCAATCAAGTTCCCAACTCTGATCTCCCTGTGGTCCCTAGCTCTGACATGGAAAAGTCATCAATTCCCTCCACAACTTCCCGCAGGTCTCTAAGATGA